From one Lotus japonicus ecotype B-129 chromosome 3, LjGifu_v1.2 genomic stretch:
- the LOC130744459 gene encoding uncharacterized protein LOC130744459 → MGLALVWENCSCEESMSEYLGYSNKLDKVDGLTTAKEVWEALGLAYEGTTNFRQAKVSLLVAEYEPFKMKENESIDDMFGRFQTFKYENVDQITKILRCLPRRWRPKVTAIKEAKDLSTLRLEDLLGSLKVHEIELAHDEGLKKQKNIVFKANSSKASQAKEQSEEEESSEELSDDEQGLFNKKFKRMWIKQQRGKDTSKKDNKRESSLKKKSFTHKGESGSNADKSIITCFECKKSGHIKPGCPRLAKKSIKKPYYKKKKALAAGWDDSEDGSKDDDEDDDEDAHFALVASANSSDDGDDDEVKTENLKEEFNELLEHSYALSEKYKALKKQFAKLQLEHEKVLSEKNHIVKENTALKEQDSAKEVVVLKKRVKILIDDLSTFTIGHDNLVKLCGNSRELYDKSGLGFDSESTSSSETMSDISFTSSDSGQTKFVVNCIIERDESKTFYEKKVSPKNATNPSGPKKIWVPKKSIISVADLLNRTKETPTMCSVTDTDDKIIFEA, encoded by the exons atGGGCTTAgctttagtatgggagaattgctcatgtgaggaatcaatgagtgaATATCTAGGCTATAGCAATAAG ctggacaaagttgatggactaACAACAGCCAAAGAAGTctgggaagctctagggcttgcctatgaaggtacaaCAAATTTCAGACAAGCCAAAGTGAGTTTACTTGTCGCTGAATATGAACccttcaagatgaaagaaaatgaaagcatTGATGACATGTTTGGAAGATTCCAAACCTTCAAGTATGAAAATGTTGATCAAATCACGAAGATCCTAAGATGCCTTCCTAGGCGATGGAGACCCAAAGTCACCGCCATTAAAGAAGCTAAAGATCTTAGCACACTAAGATTGGAAGATCTCCTtggatctctgaaggttcatgaaaTAGAACTTGCCCATGACGAAGGactgaagaagcagaagaacatTGTGTTCAAAGCCAACAGTTCCAAAGCCAGTCAAGCAAAGGAACAatcggaagaagaagaatcctctgaagaattgTCAGATGATGAACAAGGACTCTTCAACAAAAAATTCAAGAggatgtggatcaaacaacaaagaggaaaagatACATCAAAGAAAGACAACAAACGAGAATCAAGTCTGAAAAAGAAATCGTTCACTCACAAAGGTGAAAGCGGCTCAAATGCAGACAAAAGCATCATTACGTGCTTTGAATGCAAAAAGTCGGGCCACATCAAGCCGGGCTGTCCGAGACTAGCTAAAAAGTCAATCAAGAAACCATactacaagaaaaagaaagcctTAGCAGCTGGATGGGATGACTCTGAGGACGGTTCTAAAGATGACGATGAAGACGATGATGAAGATGCACACTTTGCACTCGTGGCATCTGCAAACAGTTCAGACGATGGTGATGACGATGAGGTAAAAACCGAAAAccttaaagaagaattcaatgaATTACTTGAACACTCATATGCattatctgaaaaatacaaaGCTCTAAAGAAACAGTTTGCTAAGCTTCAACTAGAACATGAAAAGGTTTTGTCTGAAAAGAACCACATAGTTAAAGAAAATACTGCCTTAAAGGAACAAGATTCTGCTAAAGAAGTAGTTGTCTTAAAGAAAagagttaaaatattaattgacGATTTATCTACTTTCACCATTGGTCATGATAATCTAGTTAAACTGTGTGGCAACAGTCGTGAACTGTACGATAAAAGCGGATTAGGTTTTGATAGTGAATCAACCTCATCTAGTGAAACCATGTCCGATATATCTTTTACATCATCTGATTCTGGTCAAActaaatttgttgtgaactgCATAATTGAGCGAGATGAAAGCAAAACcttttatgaaaagaaggtttCTCCTAAAAATGCTACTAACCCTTCAGGACCCAAGAAAATATGGGTACCTAAAAAGTCAATTATCTCTGTTGCAGACTTACTTAACAGAACaaaggaaacgccaacaatg tgtagtgtcaCTGATACCGATGACAAGATCATCTTTGAAGCTtag